Proteins from a single region of Haloterrigena alkaliphila:
- a CDS encoding MarR family transcriptional regulator translates to MVDVLDNKRAATRLRILVQIAERQPAVSQGEIAEEVGVTSQAVSEYIRELVDDGLVEKEGRSRYRVTPEGVDWLFRTADDIRRFADHVTGDVLDAMSEAAYLATDDIAEGDTVSLFVEDGLLHAAPGEEGPATGVATTDAEAGTDVGVTSFEGVMDLEPGSVTVVQVPAVRTGGSRAVDSDRLADRCEGADLIVAAGVEAVVACRQTGADPAVPFAAGEIAAEGAERGLAVTAVATTDEVGRVTDTLRDADVSYEVLEG, encoded by the coding sequence ATGGTCGACGTCCTCGACAACAAGCGGGCCGCGACGCGCCTCCGGATCCTCGTGCAGATCGCCGAGCGCCAGCCCGCGGTCAGCCAGGGTGAGATCGCCGAGGAAGTCGGCGTGACCAGTCAGGCGGTCAGCGAGTACATCCGCGAACTCGTCGACGACGGCCTCGTCGAAAAGGAGGGTCGCTCGCGCTATCGCGTCACGCCGGAGGGCGTCGACTGGCTGTTCCGGACCGCCGACGACATCCGCCGGTTCGCCGACCACGTGACCGGCGACGTCCTCGACGCGATGAGCGAGGCGGCCTACCTCGCGACCGACGACATCGCGGAGGGCGACACCGTCTCCCTGTTCGTCGAGGACGGCCTGCTCCACGCGGCGCCCGGGGAGGAAGGGCCGGCGACCGGCGTGGCGACGACCGACGCCGAGGCGGGAACCGACGTCGGCGTCACGAGTTTCGAGGGCGTCATGGACTTAGAGCCCGGCTCGGTCACCGTCGTTCAGGTGCCCGCGGTCCGCACCGGCGGGAGTCGCGCGGTCGATTCCGACCGCCTCGCCGACCGCTGCGAGGGGGCCGATCTGATCGTGGCGGCCGGCGTCGAGGCGGTCGTCGCCTGCCGACAGACCGGGGCGGATCCGGCGGTGCCGTTCGCAGCCGGCGAAATCGCCGCCGAGGGGGCAGAGCGGGGTCTCGCGGTGACCGCCGTCGCCACGACCGACGAGGTCGGCCGGGTCACCGACACCCTCCGGGACGCCGACGTCTCCTACGAAGTTCTCGAAGGCTGA
- the artA gene encoding archaeosortase A, whose translation MSSAPAATGAASVVGSELAGATTLLPGMAAVAGIDPSDLLAWVAIGAFLAALLLAYQGYLEAARYLGTGAWITFGLFWLTMVPYYYGEAQSPLKTVLGLLALPLCLYTGYLLWEGRDSLLVLTKAVACMGLIYLPVETMPFVKTWLIETTAAQTHFGMELLGYSPGLEVGSNGYQSKFAFDPQETVTGRTTYIVLACTGIGSMAIFGGLVAAVKAPLKRKVTAFGLAVGVIWFLNLVRNVFIGLASPWGWFQQDWLVSFMTTYMGAEANRVSYLVAHNYIAQTLSIVALIGITYLVVRILPEVLVPLEEALFVVTGNEYDLFEALGAEEMQARADGGPDAADRDR comes from the coding sequence ATGTCGTCCGCACCCGCCGCGACCGGGGCCGCGTCGGTCGTCGGCAGCGAACTCGCCGGCGCAACGACCCTCCTACCGGGGATGGCCGCGGTCGCCGGGATCGATCCGTCGGACCTGCTGGCGTGGGTCGCCATCGGCGCGTTCCTCGCGGCGTTGCTCCTCGCATATCAGGGATACCTCGAGGCAGCGCGCTATCTCGGAACGGGTGCCTGGATCACCTTCGGTCTCTTCTGGCTGACGATGGTGCCGTACTACTACGGCGAGGCCCAGAGCCCCCTCAAAACGGTGCTGGGACTGCTCGCGTTGCCCCTGTGTCTCTACACCGGCTACCTCCTCTGGGAGGGGCGCGACTCGCTGCTGGTCCTCACGAAGGCCGTCGCCTGTATGGGCCTGATCTACCTCCCGGTCGAGACGATGCCGTTCGTCAAGACGTGGCTGATCGAGACGACGGCGGCCCAGACGCACTTCGGGATGGAACTGCTCGGCTACAGCCCCGGCCTCGAGGTCGGGAGCAACGGCTACCAGAGCAAGTTCGCCTTCGATCCCCAGGAGACGGTGACCGGGCGGACGACCTACATCGTCCTCGCCTGTACCGGCATCGGGAGCATGGCCATCTTCGGGGGTCTGGTCGCTGCCGTGAAGGCCCCGCTGAAGCGCAAGGTCACCGCCTTCGGCCTGGCGGTCGGGGTCATCTGGTTCCTCAACCTCGTGCGCAACGTCTTCATCGGCCTCGCGTCGCCGTGGGGCTGGTTCCAGCAGGACTGGCTCGTCTCGTTCATGACCACCTACATGGGCGCCGAGGCCAACCGCGTCTCCTACCTCGTCGCGCACAACTACATCGCCCAGACGCTCTCGATCGTCGCGCTGATCGGGATCACCTACCTCGTCGTCAGGATCCTCCCCGAGGTGCTCGTCCCGCTCGAGGAGGCCCTGTTCGTCGTCACCGGCAACGAGTACGACCTCTTCGAGGCGCTGGGGGCGGAGGAGATGCAAGCGCGGGCCGACGGCGGCCCGGACGCCGCGGACCGCGACCGATAA
- a CDS encoding metallophosphoesterase produces MTEIDLPVAPLERALFVPAADALVVADVHLGRAADSNVDAPIDDGRDVRERLASLLGRTDPETVVVAGDLLHSFQRVPRGVRRDLEALAECVADAGADLRVTPGNHDTMLADVFDGETAADYRLADGETVVCHGHERPDKSASRYVIGHDHPALSVEGRKLPCFLYGPGVYEGADVIVCPCFTTLAAGATVNGMRARDFQSPLVTDADAFHPAVWDDSSEEVLWFPPLGECRRLL; encoded by the coding sequence GTGACCGAGATCGACCTCCCCGTGGCGCCCCTCGAGCGCGCCCTCTTCGTCCCCGCAGCCGACGCGCTGGTCGTCGCCGACGTCCACCTCGGGCGCGCGGCCGACTCGAACGTCGACGCACCGATCGACGACGGGCGGGACGTCCGCGAGCGCCTCGCGTCGCTGCTCGGGCGCACCGACCCCGAGACGGTCGTCGTCGCGGGCGACCTGCTCCACTCCTTTCAGCGGGTCCCGCGCGGCGTCAGGCGCGACCTCGAGGCGCTCGCGGAGTGCGTCGCCGACGCCGGCGCCGACCTGCGCGTCACGCCCGGCAACCACGACACGATGCTCGCGGACGTCTTCGACGGCGAGACGGCCGCCGACTACCGCCTCGCGGACGGCGAGACGGTCGTCTGCCACGGTCACGAACGGCCCGACAAATCGGCGTCGCGGTACGTGATCGGCCACGACCACCCCGCCCTTTCCGTCGAGGGCCGCAAACTGCCTTGCTTCCTCTACGGCCCCGGCGTCTACGAGGGGGCCGACGTGATCGTCTGCCCTTGCTTCACGACGCTGGCGGCGGGCGCGACGGTCAACGGCATGCGCGCCCGGGACTTCCAGTCCCCGCTGGTCACCGACGCGGACGCCTTTCATCCGGCGGTCTGGGACGACTCGAGCGAGGAGGTACTCTGGTTCCCGCCGCTGGGCGAGTGTCGGCGGCTGTTGTAA
- a CDS encoding EamA family transporter — translation MANTAIVLALGALVLYGGWAVSAGVATRSLSPVNAVLLSYVASLAVVGGYVLATRRPVVGTRTDVGFALLSGVLLAVATISFYAALTHGNMAIVSAIAALYFVIPAIVGVFFFDAQLATTNVAGLALAIVAVVLVAT, via the coding sequence ATGGCCAATACAGCGATCGTCCTCGCGCTCGGCGCGTTAGTGCTGTACGGTGGGTGGGCGGTGTCGGCGGGCGTCGCGACCCGGTCGCTCTCGCCCGTCAACGCGGTACTGCTGTCCTACGTCGCCAGTCTCGCCGTCGTCGGCGGCTACGTACTCGCGACCCGTCGCCCCGTCGTCGGGACGCGCACGGACGTCGGCTTCGCGCTCCTGTCCGGCGTCCTGCTGGCCGTCGCGACGATCAGTTTCTACGCCGCGCTGACCCACGGGAACATGGCGATCGTGTCGGCGATCGCCGCGCTCTACTTCGTCATTCCCGCGATCGTCGGCGTCTTCTTCTTCGACGCCCAGCTCGCGACGACGAACGTCGCCGGACTGGCGCTGGCGATCGTCGCGGTCGTCCTCGTCGCTACCTGA
- a CDS encoding NAD(P)/FAD-dependent oxidoreductase, with protein MTSTPRVLVVGGGLAGLVAARHLAGGGLEATLLERRETVGGRVRTLERDGYRFDRGFQVLFPAYPAVRRELDLEALEPRRFTSGATIAAPDGRSVLADPRSAPGTLPATLRNPTITLGDRLRVARLWVELHRTDPDRLFDDDRGEEQSIERYLRNRGFSDGFIEKFVAPFYGGITLDRSLSTSSRVFEHTFRTLAAGGAAVPAAGMEAIPRQLADRVREAGGTVETGREVESVSSEGDSATVRLADGMNGEVDAVVVATDPLTARELTGLESIPTDARGCVTQYYALPDGASLETGKRLLLNAVDDDGPNHVVPHSAVAPEYAPDGSTLISATYLGDRAESDADLAARTRDALESWYPKRAFDGLETLHTARIPFAQFDQPPGIHDRLPGTRDPDGAVYLAGDYTRWSSIQGAMRSGRDAAKAVLEDLSG; from the coding sequence ATGACATCGACACCGCGCGTCCTCGTCGTCGGCGGGGGGCTCGCCGGCCTCGTCGCCGCCAGGCACCTCGCCGGCGGCGGCCTCGAGGCGACGCTGCTCGAGCGCCGCGAGACCGTCGGCGGCCGCGTCCGAACGCTCGAGCGCGACGGCTACCGGTTCGATCGGGGGTTTCAGGTGCTGTTTCCCGCCTATCCGGCCGTCCGGCGGGAACTCGATCTCGAGGCGCTGGAGCCGCGTCGGTTCACGTCGGGAGCGACCATCGCGGCACCGGACGGTCGATCGGTGCTCGCGGACCCGCGCAGCGCGCCCGGGACGCTTCCCGCGACGCTGCGCAATCCCACTATCACGCTGGGCGACCGCCTCCGCGTCGCTCGGCTCTGGGTGGAACTCCATCGAACTGATCCGGACCGGCTCTTCGACGACGACCGCGGCGAGGAGCAGTCGATCGAGCGCTATCTCCGAAACCGCGGCTTCTCGGACGGATTCATCGAGAAGTTCGTCGCACCCTTCTACGGGGGGATCACCCTCGACCGCTCGCTGTCGACCTCGAGTCGAGTCTTCGAGCACACGTTTCGAACGCTGGCGGCCGGCGGCGCCGCGGTCCCCGCGGCGGGGATGGAGGCGATCCCGAGGCAACTCGCGGATCGCGTGCGCGAGGCCGGCGGGACCGTCGAGACCGGCCGCGAGGTCGAATCGGTCTCGAGCGAGGGTGACTCCGCAACGGTCCGGCTCGCCGACGGCATGAACGGCGAGGTCGACGCCGTCGTCGTCGCGACCGATCCGCTTACTGCCCGAGAACTCACCGGCCTCGAGTCGATCCCGACCGACGCGCGGGGCTGTGTGACCCAGTACTACGCGCTGCCGGACGGGGCGAGCCTCGAGACGGGAAAGCGACTCCTGCTCAACGCTGTCGACGACGACGGACCGAACCACGTCGTCCCCCACAGCGCGGTCGCGCCCGAGTACGCACCCGACGGATCGACGCTGATCAGTGCGACCTACCTCGGAGACCGGGCGGAGAGCGACGCTGATCTGGCCGCGCGAACGCGAGACGCACTCGAGTCATGGTACCCGAAACGGGCGTTCGACGGCCTCGAAACCCTCCACACCGCCCGGATCCCGTTCGCGCAGTTCGATCAACCGCCGGGGATCCACGACCGCCTGCCCGGGACGCGCGACCCCGACGGCGCCGTCTACCTCGCCGGAGACTACACGCGCTGGTCGTCGATTCAGGGCGCGATGCGAAGCGGTCGGGACGCGGCGAAGGCGGTGCTCGAGGATCTCTCCGGATAG
- a CDS encoding gluconate 2-dehydrogenase subunit 3 family protein, whose product MGDNDEQKRAKLDFTRDVSRRRVMRAGGGLAVFGIAGTAEGFDPERFDVAPLQDVQEVEVEEQGLEYFTIQQARVVHDLTARIYPSDENGPGAPEAGVVYFIDEQMNSAWGRGERWYMQSPFAGKSPTDPFQAEPADAAGEEVEVPWSEEDPAATQGWQYALTPNEAYDQGIHAIEEYVAAEADDAESFTELDADQQDAVVAALEADEVETFENTGIDASGFFLMVRQNTLEGMFSDPMHGGNREMIGWRLKGFPGTPGALGSYRGVLQEGEYIELEEDDFRKLADDIESLGIDGENEQPANDQSEEGHAHVHNAAEADYPNIVDEAAARGDADGDETTRLRLDDEAADEGGDR is encoded by the coding sequence ATGGGAGACAATGACGAACAGAAGCGGGCGAAGCTGGACTTCACGCGAGACGTGTCGCGACGGCGGGTAATGCGCGCCGGCGGCGGACTGGCGGTCTTCGGGATCGCCGGGACCGCGGAGGGATTCGACCCCGAGCGGTTCGACGTGGCGCCGCTCCAGGACGTTCAGGAAGTCGAGGTCGAAGAACAGGGACTCGAGTACTTCACGATTCAGCAGGCGCGGGTCGTCCACGACCTGACGGCGCGGATCTATCCGTCCGACGAGAACGGTCCGGGTGCGCCGGAGGCCGGCGTCGTCTACTTCATCGACGAGCAGATGAATTCGGCGTGGGGCCGCGGCGAACGCTGGTACATGCAGTCCCCGTTCGCCGGGAAGTCGCCGACCGATCCGTTCCAGGCAGAACCGGCGGACGCCGCGGGCGAAGAGGTCGAGGTGCCGTGGTCCGAGGAAGATCCCGCCGCGACGCAGGGGTGGCAGTACGCGCTCACTCCGAACGAAGCCTACGATCAGGGTATTCACGCCATCGAGGAGTACGTCGCCGCGGAAGCCGACGACGCGGAGTCGTTCACCGAACTCGATGCCGACCAGCAGGACGCCGTCGTCGCCGCGCTCGAGGCGGACGAGGTCGAGACGTTCGAGAATACCGGCATCGACGCCAGCGGCTTCTTCCTCATGGTTCGCCAGAACACGCTGGAGGGGATGTTCAGCGATCCGATGCACGGCGGCAATCGGGAGATGATCGGCTGGCGGCTGAAGGGGTTCCCGGGGACGCCCGGTGCGCTCGGCAGCTACCGCGGCGTGTTGCAAGAGGGCGAGTACATCGAACTCGAGGAGGACGACTTCCGGAAACTGGCCGACGACATCGAGTCGCTCGGGATCGACGGCGAGAACGAGCAGCCGGCGAACGACCAGAGCGAGGAAGGGCACGCCCACGTCCACAACGCGGCCGAGGCCGACTATCCGAATATCGTCGACGAGGCGGCCGCACGCGGGGACGCCGACGGCGACGAGACCACTCGCCTGCGACTCGACGACGAGGCCGCCGACGAGGGAGGTGACCGGTGA
- a CDS encoding GMC family oxidoreductase: MVQQLEPVDVVTVGAGWTGGIIAKELAQEDYQVVSLERGGERATEDFFTVHDELGYALRYKLMQDLSKETITFRNAVDDTALPMRRYGAFLPGSGEGGAGVHWNGQTWRFLPYDFEIESRTIDEYGEEKIPGNMQLQDWGISYDELEPYYDAFEYTAGIAGQAGNIEGEIQELGNPYEGPRSREYPLPPMMETPVLSRFKETTAALGYEPFQAPSANLTEQYTNPDGVQQGQCQYCGYCERFGCEWGAKASPITTVLPAAQETGNFELRTHSDVVELLYNEDEQRVEGVRYVDRKTDEVYEQPADVVALTAYVLNNVRLLLLSEIGEPYDPETGEGTVGKNYCYQNFQASARGFFDDEEWNLYMGAGALGASIDDFNGDNFDHSDLDFLHGGNVALNQTGDRPIANNPVPEGTPSWGSEFKAQSIDNYHSSVSIAAQGAVLPFRENYLDLDPNYTDQYGRPLLRMTFDWHEQDRNLVEYIGPFLEEIMEEMGADTVDASTSLEGSFDITPYQSTHNTGGAVMGSDPAESVVNNYLQNWDAHNLFVPGASAFAHNSGYNPTGTVGALAFRAAEGIQQYLNEPEILAAPEN, encoded by the coding sequence ATGGTCCAGCAACTCGAGCCGGTCGACGTCGTCACCGTCGGCGCGGGCTGGACCGGCGGGATCATCGCGAAGGAACTCGCCCAGGAGGACTATCAAGTGGTCAGCCTGGAGCGTGGCGGCGAGCGCGCGACGGAGGACTTCTTCACGGTCCACGACGAGCTGGGGTACGCACTCCGGTACAAGCTGATGCAGGACCTCTCGAAGGAGACGATCACCTTCCGAAACGCGGTCGACGACACCGCGTTGCCGATGCGCCGCTACGGCGCCTTCCTGCCGGGATCGGGCGAGGGCGGCGCCGGCGTCCACTGGAACGGCCAGACCTGGCGGTTCCTCCCCTACGACTTCGAGATCGAGTCGCGGACGATCGACGAGTACGGCGAGGAGAAGATCCCCGGGAACATGCAGCTACAGGACTGGGGGATCAGCTACGACGAACTCGAGCCCTACTACGACGCCTTCGAGTACACGGCCGGCATCGCGGGCCAGGCGGGCAACATCGAGGGCGAGATCCAGGAGCTGGGTAACCCCTACGAGGGGCCCCGGTCGCGGGAGTATCCGCTTCCGCCGATGATGGAGACGCCGGTGCTCAGCCGGTTCAAGGAGACGACCGCGGCGCTGGGATACGAACCGTTTCAGGCGCCCTCGGCCAACCTCACGGAGCAGTATACGAACCCCGACGGGGTCCAGCAGGGCCAGTGTCAGTACTGCGGGTACTGCGAGCGGTTCGGTTGCGAGTGGGGCGCGAAGGCCTCGCCGATCACGACCGTGCTGCCGGCCGCCCAGGAGACGGGGAACTTCGAATTGCGGACGCACTCCGACGTGGTCGAACTGCTGTACAACGAGGACGAACAGCGGGTCGAGGGCGTCCGATACGTCGATCGAAAGACCGACGAGGTGTACGAGCAGCCGGCCGACGTCGTCGCGTTGACCGCCTACGTGCTGAACAACGTCCGTCTCCTGTTGCTGTCGGAGATCGGAGAGCCGTACGACCCCGAGACCGGCGAGGGCACCGTCGGGAAGAACTACTGCTACCAGAACTTCCAGGCCAGCGCTCGCGGGTTCTTCGACGACGAGGAGTGGAACCTCTACATGGGGGCCGGAGCGCTGGGCGCGTCGATCGACGACTTCAACGGCGACAACTTCGATCACTCCGATCTGGACTTCCTCCACGGCGGTAACGTCGCGCTCAACCAGACCGGGGACCGGCCGATCGCTAACAACCCGGTGCCCGAGGGCACCCCGTCGTGGGGCTCGGAGTTCAAGGCCCAGAGCATCGACAACTACCACAGTTCGGTCTCGATCGCCGCGCAGGGAGCGGTGCTCCCGTTCCGGGAGAACTACCTCGACCTCGATCCCAACTACACCGACCAGTACGGTCGCCCGCTCCTTCGGATGACCTTCGACTGGCACGAGCAGGATCGAAACCTGGTCGAGTACATCGGCCCGTTCCTCGAGGAGATCATGGAAGAGATGGGCGCGGACACCGTCGACGCGAGCACGAGCCTCGAGGGGAGTTTCGACATCACGCCCTACCAGTCGACCCACAACACCGGCGGCGCGGTCATGGGATCCGATCCGGCCGAATCCGTGGTGAACAACTACCTGCAGAACTGGGACGCGCACAACCTCTTCGTCCCCGGCGCCTCCGCGTTCGCGCACAACAGCGGCTACAACCCGACGGGTACGGTCGGTGCGCTGGCGTTCCGCGCGGCCGAGGGGATCCAGCAGTATCTGAACGAACCGGAGATACTGGCCGCTCCGGAGAACTGA
- a CDS encoding transporter, which translates to MVRLSTIVILAGIVMLVFPVPPIASAIGGLGVILIGILLRVLTDK; encoded by the coding sequence ATGGTCCGACTCTCGACGATCGTGATCCTCGCCGGAATCGTGATGCTCGTCTTCCCAGTACCGCCGATCGCGAGCGCGATCGGGGGACTCGGCGTGATCCTCATCGGGATCCTCCTCCGGGTGCTGACGGACAAGTAA
- a CDS encoding N-acyl homoserine lactonase family protein — MVDATLTPIDRGTITTDVNNIVEGFRLGTADDPNPDTVMGDGPVYNVVIDHPEATILWDTGSHPEADSGHWPDDLYAAFEHTGLRPLEDDLADAGYDVADIDAVIQTHLHLDHAGGLYAFEGTDTPIYVHERELKYAYYSAKTDAVDADEAYVAGDFDRDLHWVPIHGDREQRYADLEFVRLPGHTPGLLGVRLELDDAGTVVLAGDQAYTRANYRDERPLGGELLWSKRHWLESLRTVQEIERRRDATVICGHDGDDLELLESL, encoded by the coding sequence ATGGTCGACGCGACGCTCACGCCGATCGATCGGGGCACGATTACCACCGACGTCAACAACATCGTCGAGGGGTTTCGGCTGGGAACCGCCGACGACCCTAACCCCGACACGGTGATGGGTGACGGACCGGTCTACAACGTCGTCATCGACCACCCCGAGGCGACGATCCTCTGGGACACCGGCTCCCACCCCGAGGCCGATTCGGGCCACTGGCCCGACGACCTCTACGCCGCCTTCGAACACACCGGCCTGCGCCCGCTCGAGGACGACCTCGCCGACGCGGGCTACGACGTCGCGGACATCGACGCGGTGATCCAGACCCACCTCCACCTCGACCACGCGGGCGGACTCTACGCCTTCGAGGGAACCGACACGCCGATCTACGTCCACGAGCGGGAACTGAAGTACGCCTACTACAGCGCCAAGACCGACGCGGTCGACGCCGACGAGGCCTACGTCGCCGGCGACTTCGACCGCGACCTGCACTGGGTGCCCATCCACGGCGACCGCGAGCAGCGCTACGCGGACCTCGAGTTCGTCCGCCTGCCGGGGCACACGCCCGGCCTGCTGGGCGTCCGACTCGAGCTCGACGACGCGGGCACCGTCGTCCTCGCCGGTGATCAGGCCTACACGCGGGCGAACTACCGCGACGAGCGGCCGCTGGGCGGCGAACTGCTCTGGAGCAAACGCCACTGGCTCGAGAGCCTCCGGACGGTCCAGGAGATCGAACGGCGCCGCGACGCGACGGTGATCTGCGGCCACGACGGCGACGACCTCGAGTTGCTCGAGTCGCTGTAG
- a CDS encoding acyl-CoA thioesterase, giving the protein MGTTDETDPSDGPAFQPVFENRVRFAETDQQGIVFYGEYFTFQDEAVSEFFRQIDYSYEKMEDDGWEIHVANAELNYRDGAEFGDVLVNELRVAEIGTASVTFDYRVRRTGDDAVLADGTVTHVAVDGETGETTPVPDAFREAIAAFQGGLPTDG; this is encoded by the coding sequence ATGGGAACGACTGACGAGACCGATCCGTCCGACGGCCCGGCGTTCCAGCCGGTCTTCGAGAACCGCGTTCGGTTCGCGGAGACCGACCAGCAGGGAATCGTCTTCTACGGCGAGTACTTCACGTTTCAGGACGAGGCCGTCTCCGAGTTCTTTCGGCAGATAGACTACAGCTACGAGAAGATGGAGGACGACGGCTGGGAGATCCACGTCGCCAACGCGGAACTGAACTACCGCGACGGGGCCGAGTTCGGCGACGTGCTGGTCAACGAACTGCGGGTCGCCGAGATCGGCACCGCGAGCGTTACGTTCGACTACCGCGTGCGTCGGACGGGCGACGATGCCGTCCTCGCCGACGGGACCGTCACCCACGTCGCCGTCGACGGGGAGACGGGGGAGACGACGCCCGTCCCGGACGCGTTCCGCGAGGCTATCGCGGCGTTTCAGGGCGGACTCCCGACCGACGGCTGA
- a CDS encoding ABC transporter ATP-binding protein yields MSDTILEIEDLNVYYGKSHALKGVSLSIKEGEIYGVIGPNGAGKTTMLNAVAGFLDYGGTIRYDGTDLAGVNPTQIVRDGLIYCTEDRDLFPYFSVHENLLMGAQFRDDRDTVKEDLRMIYDLFPRLDERREQEAESMSGGEQQMLAVGRALMSDPDLLMLDEPTLGLAPVIIQDIGEALEKLQQETGLTILLAEQNSTFALNHAERLSLIETGEIELSGTHDEFTDNEYVREAYVGVH; encoded by the coding sequence ATGTCCGACACGATCCTCGAAATCGAAGACCTCAACGTCTACTACGGCAAGTCGCACGCACTCAAGGGCGTCTCGCTGTCGATCAAGGAGGGCGAGATCTACGGCGTCATCGGCCCCAACGGGGCCGGCAAGACGACGATGCTCAACGCCGTCGCCGGGTTCCTCGACTACGGCGGAACGATCCGATACGACGGAACGGACCTCGCCGGCGTGAACCCGACGCAGATCGTCCGGGACGGGCTGATCTACTGTACCGAGGACCGGGACCTGTTCCCGTACTTCTCGGTCCACGAGAACCTCCTTATGGGTGCGCAGTTCCGCGACGACCGTGACACCGTGAAAGAGGACCTTCGGATGATCTACGACCTGTTCCCGCGGCTGGACGAACGCCGCGAGCAGGAAGCCGAGTCCATGAGCGGCGGCGAGCAGCAGATGCTCGCCGTCGGTCGCGCGCTGATGAGCGATCCCGACCTGCTGATGCTCGACGAGCCGACGCTCGGACTCGCGCCGGTCATCATCCAGGACATCGGCGAGGCCCTCGAGAAACTCCAGCAGGAGACGGGGCTGACGATTCTGCTCGCCGAGCAGAACTCGACGTTCGCGTTGAACCACGCCGAGCGGCTCTCGCTGATCGAGACCGGGGAGATCGAACTGTCGGGGACCCACGACGAGTTCACCGACAACGAGTACGTCCGCGAGGCGTACGTCGGCGTTCACTGA
- a CDS encoding ABC transporter ATP-binding protein, whose product MSLLEVDSLTKKFGGLVAVDDFSMDVERGEIVGLIGPNGSGKSTVFNCIMGIYNVTDGTVRFGGDEITDDATHEVVNKGLSRVSQESNPIDSMSVAGNIKLFTLPDSIVSLRGGATEEEIYEYAARIDIEDDLHEMPDELPHADVRRLEIAKALATEPEMMLLDEPFAGMNQAEISELAAQIDRFREEGMTMVVVDHNMGGLMNLVDRVVVLNNGVKLASGEPEEIAENQEVQEAYLAGEGI is encoded by the coding sequence ATGAGCCTGCTCGAGGTCGACAGCCTGACGAAGAAGTTCGGCGGCCTCGTCGCCGTCGACGACTTCTCGATGGACGTCGAGCGGGGCGAGATCGTCGGACTGATCGGCCCCAACGGCTCGGGGAAGTCCACGGTGTTCAACTGCATCATGGGCATCTACAACGTCACCGACGGAACGGTCCGATTCGGCGGTGACGAGATCACCGACGACGCGACCCACGAGGTCGTCAACAAGGGACTCTCTCGCGTCTCTCAGGAGTCGAATCCGATCGACTCGATGTCGGTCGCCGGCAACATCAAACTCTTCACGCTGCCCGACAGCATCGTCTCGCTGCGCGGCGGCGCGACGGAGGAGGAGATCTACGAGTACGCCGCGCGGATCGATATCGAGGACGATCTCCACGAGATGCCCGACGAACTGCCCCACGCGGACGTCCGGCGCCTCGAGATCGCCAAGGCGCTGGCGACCGAACCCGAGATGATGCTCCTCGACGAGCCGTTCGCGGGGATGAACCAGGCCGAGATCTCGGAGCTGGCCGCCCAGATCGATCGCTTCCGCGAGGAAGGGATGACGATGGTCGTCGTCGACCACAACATGGGCGGGCTGATGAATCTCGTCGATCGGGTCGTCGTGCTCAACAACGGCGTCAAACTCGCCTCGGGCGAACCCGAGGAGATCGCCGAGAATCAGGAAGTCCAGGAGGCCTACCTCGCTGGGGAGGGAATATAA